In the Candidatus Poribacteria bacterium genome, GATGTGACAGACTACTAGTGCTGTGTCAAGTTGAGTTTGATAGTATTGTCAGTTGGGTTGAAGGGATTTTCCCTGTAGAGGCAGTCCCTTGTGGCTGCCCACATCCATCATTTTAGGAGTGACACAGCACTAGTATCCTCGCCTCTTTGGGGAGTCTCATTAATTCTAAAATCTACTACAGTTAATCCGTTGAGACGCTTTGTTTGGACAATCTAATAGGAGAGCAAAAATGGGTCGTCTATTTTACTACCCTTTATGTATCGTTCTGATGCTTGTGACAGCAGGATATGCGACAGCGGATCTCACTGACGATCTTGTCGTTCACTTTACGTTCGATACTGTCAAAGGGAAGACGATTGTGGATGAATCTGGCAACGGTCTGGATGCCGAAGTTGTCAAAAAAACTCAATTTGTCAAGGGCAAATATGGGAAAGCAATTCATATCACTGGTGAAACTGAAGATTGCGTTAATATTCCATCCTCGGATGCCTTAGAAATCAGTGAGGAGATCACGATGATGGCATGGGTGTATCACGAGAATTGGACAGGACATTCTTCGCAGTGGCTTGATAAAGGGAGTCATGGCGAAGACCGCCATAGTGTATACGGTATGGCAGTCTTTGATGAGAAGGATCTTGGTGGCGGTGGATGGTTCAAGGATGGCTCCGGTATTGGAATTGTATTAGGAACGGGTGCAGTCCAGCAAATTCAGATGGTTGATAGGACAATGAGAGATAAAAAGTGGCATCACATTGTGGGTGTCGGTGAGCGTAGAGGTGCGACAATCTATCTTGACGGAGAAATTATACTCCAACCTGCAGGCAAATTTGATGACCTTAACTTCAAGGGCATAAATGAAGATGATTTACGGATTGGCT is a window encoding:
- a CDS encoding LamG domain-containing protein — its product is MGRLFYYPLCIVLMLVTAGYATADLTDDLVVHFTFDTVKGKTIVDESGNGLDAEVVKKTQFVKGKYGKAIHITGETEDCVNIPSSDALEISEEITMMAWVYHENWTGHSSQWLDKGSHGEDRHSVYGMAVFDEKDLGGGGWFKDGSGIGIVLGTGAVQQIQMVDRTMRDKKWHHIVGVGERRGATIYLDGEIILQPAGKFDDLNFKGINEDDLRIGCVKNKPHYAFEGGSIDEVAIWSRALSEDEVKTAMRGPLLSVSPKDKGTTTWGNIKRKAFQP